ATCAACACATCAACTGATAAATCCGCAGCAGGTGCTGGATTTAAGATGAATTTCGTCTGATGTTTTTGACACAGTCGCGCAGTCTCTTCTACAGATTCAATCGGAATTTCTAATTGTGTAATGACCACATCGCTTTTCGCGATAAGGCTTTCATATTTCCTTATATAATCAGGAGTCGCTTCTTTATTTGCTCCTTGATAAACAATGATGCTATTGTCGCCATCCGCTAAAGTAATCATTGCAACACCTGATGCAGAATGTGGAACCGGTTCCACACCATTTAAAAAGATGTTTTCCTTTTCCATAAACTTCAGTAGTTCAGATCCGAATTCATCATCTCCTACCCTACCAATCATATGGACTTCCGCTCCTAAACGAGCAGCTGCAACGGCCTGATTTGATCCTTTTCCGCCGGGACTTGTATAAAAATCTTCACCAAGAATTGTTTCTCCCGCTTCTGGTCGCTTTGCTGCCGCCACGACCAGGTCCATATTAATACTTCCAACTACCGTAATAACAGGCTTTCCCAAGAAATTCACTCCTATTTCTATCTCGTCGTACCTCTTTGAATTACTCTTGTTTTTAATTCATATATCGTCTGTTCTGGTTCTTCATTTTCAATCAGTTTTATTAATAATCGAGATGCCACCGCCCCTAAATCATAAATTGGTTGGGCAATGGTTGTTAACTCGGGATAAACCATTTTACCAAACGCAACGCCATCAAACCCGACAATTTGTAATTCTTCGGGAATTTGAATGCCTCTTTTTAAAGCTACTTTGAGAAATCCAACTGCAATCGTATCATTGCTACAAAAAATACCATCTATCTGTGTAAATTTATCAAAAAATGCATGGGCAACTTCTTCTGCAGCCGCAAGGTTAAAAGCTGATTCCTCAATGATATAGCTCATATTATTTTCTTCTATTTCATCAATAAATCCTCGATAACGATCATTTGCAGATGTAATTTCGCGTGGCCCTCGAATGTGAGCAATGTTTTTTGCTCCTTTTTCGATTAACAATTTTGTAGCCTGACGCGCACCTTCATAGTTATCGGATGTAACCGTTGGCAATTCTGAATAACTTGCGCGGTCCAATACAACAACTGGTGTATTAGCATGTAAAGAAATATGCTTTTCCGATGAATGCCCTGTCATAATTACACCATCAACATATTTTTGATTAAATAAATCTAGATAAGTCTGTTCCTTTTCTGCATTTCCATCTGAATTACCGAGCAATACTTTGTAGCCATAAATCATGGAAACGTCTTCAACAGCTCTTGCTAGCTCTGGAAAAAACGGGTTTGTAATATCTGGCACAATTAAACCAATCATCTTTGACGTTTTATGGAACAGAGCCCTTGCTACAGCGTTCGGTTTATAATTCAATTTTTCAATTGCCTTGATTACCTTTAGTTCTGATTCTTGACTTACATAGCCATTTTTATTCAGTACCCTTGAAACTGTCGCAACGGAAACTCCCGCCTCATTTGCTACGTCTCTCATTGTTGCCAATTACAATCACCTCTACAAAATGTGGAACCGATTACATACTTAAATATAATTTATAAATACCTCCATGTCAATTCGTTTTATAAAATAAATATTATTAAATTATTCATACACTCATGCACCTAAATATCCTTGTAAAACTGAAAAAGAAACAATGAAACTATTTAATTGTGAGATTCGCCTATGTTTTTGTTGGACAACCCCTAATTGAAGCGGTCTAGGCATATACTAGAGAACTTGCGAT
This window of the Sporosarcina pasteurii genome carries:
- the rbsK gene encoding ribokinase — encoded protein: MGKPVITVVGSINMDLVVAAAKRPEAGETILGEDFYTSPGGKGSNQAVAAARLGAEVHMIGRVGDDEFGSELLKFMEKENIFLNGVEPVPHSASGVAMITLADGDNSIIVYQGANKEATPDYIRKYESLIAKSDVVITQLEIPIESVEETARLCQKHQTKFILNPAPAADLSVDVLMKADFITPNQSERETLSKQVDFNQLLDKLIVTEGKDGVVYFENEAPRRISSHSVSTVDTTGAGDTFNGAFAYAIGMKKDVETACHFANAAAALSVQKLGAQAGMPTQDEVNEFLRNHGKK
- a CDS encoding LacI family DNA-binding transcriptional regulator; this translates as MATMRDVANEAGVSVATVSRVLNKNGYVSQESELKVIKAIEKLNYKPNAVARALFHKTSKMIGLIVPDITNPFFPELARAVEDVSMIYGYKVLLGNSDGNAEKEQTYLDLFNQKYVDGVIMTGHSSEKHISLHANTPVVVLDRASYSELPTVTSDNYEGARQATKLLIEKGAKNIAHIRGPREITSANDRYRGFIDEIEENNMSYIIEESAFNLAAAEEVAHAFFDKFTQIDGIFCSNDTIAVGFLKVALKRGIQIPEELQIVGFDGVAFGKMVYPELTTIAQPIYDLGAVASRLLIKLIENEEPEQTIYELKTRVIQRGTTR